One Gammaproteobacteria bacterium DNA segment encodes these proteins:
- a CDS encoding proline/glycine betaine ABC transporter permease, which translates to MAGDSFITDFEIPIGDWVGAAVDWIQSNFTGVLDGFSDAIKFIIDNFEDGLLGIPPVLLALIIVAIAAWRVSWRFGIFAFIAMALIFGMGIWDETISTLALVIGSSFLALVIGIPIGIAMARKDMVEAVVRPVLDFMQTMPPFVYLIPAAIFFGLGKVPGAIATLVFAMPPAVRLTNLGIRQVSEEHVEAGRAFGCTDRQLLFKVQLPLAMPSIMAGVNQTIMLALSMVVIASMIGAGGLGNTVLTGIQRLDVGLGFEGGLGVVLLAILLDRVTQSFGIRKATGPSRLRTRFRQLLGKG; encoded by the coding sequence ATGGCGGGCGATTCCTTCATCACGGACTTCGAGATTCCCATCGGTGACTGGGTGGGTGCGGCCGTCGACTGGATCCAGTCCAACTTCACGGGCGTGCTGGACGGCTTCTCGGATGCCATCAAGTTCATCATCGACAACTTCGAGGACGGCCTGCTGGGGATCCCACCCGTGCTGCTGGCCTTGATCATCGTCGCCATTGCCGCCTGGCGGGTGAGCTGGCGTTTCGGCATCTTCGCCTTCATTGCCATGGCCCTGATCTTCGGCATGGGGATCTGGGACGAGACCATCTCCACCCTGGCCCTGGTCATCGGTTCCAGTTTCCTGGCGCTGGTCATCGGCATCCCCATCGGCATCGCCATGGCGCGTAAGGACATGGTGGAGGCGGTGGTGAGGCCGGTGCTCGACTTCATGCAGACCATGCCGCCCTTCGTCTACCTCATTCCGGCCGCCATCTTCTTCGGCCTGGGCAAGGTGCCCGGCGCCATCGCCACCCTGGTGTTCGCGATGCCGCCGGCGGTCCGCCTCACCAACCTCGGCATCCGCCAGGTCAGCGAGGAACACGTGGAGGCGGGCCGCGCCTTCGGCTGCACGGACCGGCAGTTGCTGTTCAAGGTGCAGTTGCCCCTGGCCATGCCCTCCATCATGGCCGGGGTCAACCAGACCATCATGCTGGCCCTGTCCATGGTGGTCATCGCCTCCATGATCGGCGCCGGTGGCCTGGGCAACACCGTGCTCACCGGCATTCAGCGCCTCGACGTGGGGCTCGGTTTCGAGGGCGGGCTTGGTGTGGTGCTGCTCGCCATCCTGCTCGACCGTGTCACCCAGAGCTTCGGCATCAGGAAGGCGACCGGCCCGTCGC